Sequence from the Sphingobacteriaceae bacterium GW460-11-11-14-LB5 genome:
GATATCTGCGCCATCATTGTAGAACCCATACAATCTGAAGGTGGCGATAACCACCTGCGGGAAGAGTTTTTAATTCAAATCAAGGCTCTGGCGGATGAAAATGATGCTTTCCTGATTTATGATGAAGTGCAAACCGGCGTTGGTTTAACCGGTAAATTTTGGTGCCACCAGCATTTTAGCGAAAAAGCGAGGCCCGATATTTTGGCTTTTGGTAAAAAAATGCAGGTTTGCGGCATCCTCGTTGGCCATAAAGTAGATCAAGTTGAAACCAATGTATTTAAAGTGCCGAGCCGGATTAACTCTACCTGGGGCGGTAATCTGGTGGATATGGTGCGCTCGACACAGATTTTACAAATTGTAGAGGAAGATCAGCTTTGTGAGAATGCTACAAAAGTAGGTTTGTATTTAAAAGATCAACTCGAAAATCTATCGCACAGGTTCGATCAAATGACCAATGTGCGCGGAAGAGGTTTGTTGTGTTCTTTTGATTTCCCTACCAAAGAAATGCGCAATACATTTATTGCTAAAGGATTGGAAAACAATGTGATGTTTTTGGGCTGTGGAGAGAAAACCATTCGCTTTCGCCCGGCACTTTGCATTGAGCAAAAACATATTGACGAAGGCTTGACGGTTATGGATAAAATATTGCCTTTATTGTAGGCATGAATAGAAAATTGTTAGTTTATTTTGTAGTTGCAGGGGTTTTAATACTGATCTTTTTCATGGTTAAAGATGTTTTTGATCAGCCTGGAATTGAAGATATGAAAGCTGGTTTTAAAGAAATTGCAAAGTATAGAAACGCAAATAACACTGGTCCTGTACAACGGATTTACATTGTAACGGTTAAAGATTCGGTATGGAAAGAAATGGAAGATTATGGCAATTTAATGCCCCATACCAAATACGGTAATACAAAAGTTTACTTCTTCATGCAAAGCGAAAATGTTCCAAAAACATTGCAACCCGGAGAAGTAAATTTTGATCCACAATTTAACAAGGCCTGCATTGCCTTATATGAAAAAAGTGCAATGAGTCAGGTAGCATTTAATAAACATCCTTATTAAACAGAATGTAAAATCTGGAAAGTTAATTACCTAGAGGTTAATGCTTATTGATTTGGAAATGAAGGGTATGGTACATTTGGCATCTTCAGTCCCGCTTTTGTTTCTGCCGATGCTAAGCTAGTGCCGATTTATCGGTAAAGAATCGTCATTCACGACAATCGGGTTTATAAACAAAGTTAGTTCCCGGAGAACCAGCCCTTCTTCAATAAACCTGACAGCAGCGAAATCCTTTTTGCTTGCAGCAACCCTTAGTATGTTAGCACTACAAAACCGCAAAAGGATTGTAGCGAATGGCAGGACTACAGTACCTATGAAATACTGACAATCATTTCCAAATCCTAAAATTTCATTATTAATTGCACAGCATGGGTCTTCGACTATGCTTAGACGGACAAACTATTTTAAAATTAAACAAAAGCAGAAAAACCTGTTATGGCCCGACCTACAATCAGCGTATTAATTTCTTTTGTGCCCTCATACGAATAAATTGCTTCCGCATCCGCCACGAACCGCGCTACGTTATATTCGAGCAAAATACCATTCCCACCCATCACTTCTCTTGCCCTGCTTACCACATCGCGTGTTCTTAACGAACAGAATACTTTAGCTAAAGAGGCATGTTCATCTTTCAACAAACCCTGATCCTGTAATTGCGACAAGCGAAAACAGAGCGTTTGCATCGCCGTTAAGTTCGACAGCATTTCGACCAGGTGGTTTTGGATTAATTGAAAAGAAGCTATAGGTTTACCAAACTGTTTTCGCGTACGGGTATAATCCAAAGCATTTTCGTAGGCTCCACGGGCACAGCCAACCGCCTGCCAGGCCACACCTGCCCTTGTCATTTGTAATACCTTAGCCGTATCTTTAAATGAATTTGCATTTTGCAGGCGATCAGCTTCTTCAACTTCGCAATTGGTTAATGTAATAATGCCATTCTGCACAATCCGCAAGGCCATTTTATCCTGCATTTTTTCTACGGCAAAACCAGGATTATCTTTTTTTACAATAAAGCCTTTCACTTCGCCACTTTCTTCGTCTCGTGCCCAAATAATTAAAATATCGGCGAAAGTAGCGTTACCGATCCATTTTTTCTGTCCGTTCAATACCCATTTGCCATCAACTTTTTTACAGGTGGTGGTTAAGCCTCCAGCTGCTGCCGAACCCACTTCAGGTTCAGTTAGGCCAAACGCCCCGATAATTTTAAATTGCTGCATTAGCGGCAGCCATTGCTGTTTTTGTTCCTCTGAGCCGCATAAATAGATTGATCCCATGGCGAGGCCACTCTGTACGCCAAAAAAAGTAGAAATGGAGGTATCAATCCGCGCCATTTCCATTGCTAAAATCCCTTCCATTAAATTCGATTTCCCCGGACAGCCATAACCTTTGTAGGTTAAACCACAGATATTGAGTTCGGCAAGTTTTGGAATGATTTCGAAGGGGAATTCTGCCTTGTTCCAGTAATGGTTAACAATGGGTTTTACTTCCTTCTCTAAAAAGGCACGTACCTTTAACTGAAGCTCACGATCTTCATCTTTTAACGCCTCATCGCCCAAATGGTAAAAATCGCCTTCAATTGGCGGTAATTCTTTCTTTTTACCCGATCCACCCATCATTTTCATCATCCCCTGGATTTGTTTATCATCCAGGTTGGATATGGTTTCGACCATTTTGGGCAAGTCGACTTTTTTCGATAAAGCCTCTAATTTATCGAAGTCAATATGTTTGAAAAGATTGTACGCGTTTTTGAGAGAAGAGAATATATTCGCCATTATTATTCGTTTTGAGAATAACAAACGAAGTGTAGTTTTGTTGGGCTGTTTTTTCCCCACCACCTAAAGCACCTGAGATCATCTGAGCAATTTAAAATAGTGCACCGCCTAAGGTGTTCTCAGGTGTCTTAGGTGGTTAATCCTTTACCTCAAATCAAATAAATTATCAACGCCTAATAGCTTCCGCGAAGTAAAGCCTTCGCCAAAAGTGGCACCAATGCTTTTACCGAATTCCCTGGCACGGCCAATCACACTTTCGAAAAACTCCGGCGACGAAATATAAGTTTGCAATCCATCCACCTCAGGGTTATAAAACTGTGTTTTAAAAGCCTTAATAGATTCAATTTTCTTATCTATATGATCAGATATATCCACAATAATATCAGGTTTTAAGTATCTATCCTGAATGTATTGCAATAATAATCGTGGGCGATGTGCTTCCTGCTGAACACCATCAATTGAAGTTTCTATTTTTGGTAAGCCTGATAAAAAAACAGAATCGTAAACCAGATCGCCTGCTCTTCCATGATCAGGGTGACGGTCTTCTAAAGCATTGCTTAAAATAATTTCGGGTTGATATTTCCTGATGGCTTTAATCACTTCCAAACGGTGAAACTCATCATTCTGAAAAAAGCCATCCCTCAATCTTAAATTTTCACGGGCATGTAAACCTAAAATTTCCGCCGAGGCTGCTGCTTCTTCATCTCTTGTTTCTGCTGTACCTCGTGTACCCAGTTCGCCTCTGGTTAAATCTACAATTCCAACTTTTTTACCAAGGGCAATATGTTTTAAAATAGTACCTGAACAGCAAAGTTCTGCGTCATCAGGATGCACGGCTATAACTAAAATATCTAACTTCATGATGTAATTATTGGGCATTTTGGTTCAGCAGTTGCTGAATTTTCTTTTTAATTTTCGAACTTAATGGCTTGGTGAAGGGTAAAAAATAATCTTCCAGCTCGCCATTTCTGTTCACGATATATTTATGAAAGTTCCAACGGGGTTTCGAACTTAATTTTGTGTTTTGCTTTTTCTCACTCAGGAATTGATAAAGCGGATGGGCATGTGCGCCCCGAACCATAATCTTATCAAAAACAGGAAATTTTACACCATGGTTAACCTCGCAAAAAGAGGAGATATCAGCACCGTTTAGTGGTTCCTGTTTTCCAAAATCGTTCGTAGGGAAACCCAGGATTTCAAAATCAGGACTATTAATTTCGTCTTTAAGCTGCTGTAATTCCTTTAATTGCGGCGTAAAACCACATTCTGATGCGGTATTTACAATTAAAATAACCTTGTTCCGGTAGGCTGATAACGGCTGTTCTTCGCCATTAATTTTCTTAACCTTAAATGAATAAATATTCGGAATGCGTTCCTGCATTATATGTTATTGATAAAATCCTGAAGTGCGGATAATGGATTCGATATCCCTATCCTCATTCGGATCGTAAGTGCTTTTTAAATTATGTCCTACCACGCGGGCCACAATCTGATACGAAAATGCAGCAAAACCACCTTTGGTTTGCTTCACAATATCGTATGTTGTTCTACCCACTTCTCTGTCGATCAGTTTCGTTAAAATCTGACCTTGTGTAATCGTTAATTCTTTGATTTCGCGGTTAAACATGTCTTTAATTTCTTTATCACATTGCTTAACCAGTTGTTTTTGTTCCTTTTTCTCTGGGGTCCGGGCTAAATCCTGCTCCAGTTGCTCGTACCTGCGCTTAGCAAACAATGCATATGGCATTACTTTTAATACGTTATACCTTAGGCGATTATATGCAGCTTGTTCTGCCGGCGATTTCCAGATTCTGGCGGCATAAATAGATACATCGTTAAGCTGCATCCACGGAATCATTACACCATTATCGTTTGTTGAGGCTACTCTTATTGTATCGCTTTTACCCAATTTAGGAAATATTGGTGCCGCAGGATCCTGAGCTCGTAGCGAAATGCTACAAATCATTACAATACAAAGAAAAAAGAGCCCTTTAATTTTCATAAATTTATACTTTTACAAAGTTAGGTGTTATTTCATATATTAGTTGTTTCACAAAACTAATATAAGTTTTATTCATAAATAAGACGCAATTTTTACGCAAAAAATACAAATGAAAACAGAGTTAGTGATTGATTTAGAGGCGGAAAAGCAAGAAATTCTAAAAAGATATAGGGCATTATTACGGGCAAGCAAATCTACTTTACAGAAGGGCGATAAAAAAGAAATCAGGAAAGCTTTTGATATGGCATTGGAAAGCCATAAAGATATGCGCCGAAAATCTGGCGAACCCTATATTTACCATCCTATTGCGGTGGCGCAGATTGCTGCTGAAGAAATCGGACTTGGAACAACTTCTATTGTATGTGCCTTATTGCACGATGTGGTAGAAGACACCGATATCACTTTAGAAGATATTGAACGTGAATTTGGCAAAAAAACCGCCAAAATTATCGACGGGTTGACCAAGATTTCTGGCGTTTTCGACACCAATAGCTCTTTGCAGGCCGAGAATTTCCGTAAAATGCTGCTTACCCTGGCTGATGATGTAAGGGTTATCCTCATCAAACTTGCCGATCGTTTGCATAATATGCGTACCATGGATTTTATGCCCCGCCACAAGCAGCTTAAAATCGCTTCAGAAACCATTTACCTGTATGCACCACTGGCCCATCGCCTGGGCTTATATGCCATAAAATCAGAGCTGGAAGATCTTTCGATGAAATATCTCGACCCGGACACTTACAAATTCATCGCAAAAAAATTAAATGAGAAAAAAGCAGAACGTGCGC
This genomic interval carries:
- a CDS encoding acyl-CoA dehydrogenase — protein: MANIFSSLKNAYNLFKHIDFDKLEALSKKVDLPKMVETISNLDDKQIQGMMKMMGGSGKKKELPPIEGDFYHLGDEALKDEDRELQLKVRAFLEKEVKPIVNHYWNKAEFPFEIIPKLAELNICGLTYKGYGCPGKSNLMEGILAMEMARIDTSISTFFGVQSGLAMGSIYLCGSEEQKQQWLPLMQQFKIIGAFGLTEPEVGSAAAGGLTTTCKKVDGKWVLNGQKKWIGNATFADILIIWARDEESGEVKGFIVKKDNPGFAVEKMQDKMALRIVQNGIITLTNCEVEEADRLQNANSFKDTAKVLQMTRAGVAWQAVGCARGAYENALDYTRTRKQFGKPIASFQLIQNHLVEMLSNLTAMQTLCFRLSQLQDQGLLKDEHASLAKVFCSLRTRDVVSRAREVMGGNGILLEYNVARFVADAEAIYSYEGTKEINTLIVGRAITGFSAFV
- a CDS encoding bacillithiol biosynthesis deacetylase BshB1, which encodes MKLDILVIAVHPDDAELCCSGTILKHIALGKKVGIVDLTRGELGTRGTAETRDEEAAASAEILGLHARENLRLRDGFFQNDEFHRLEVIKAIRKYQPEIILSNALEDRHPDHGRAGDLVYDSVFLSGLPKIETSIDGVQQEAHRPRLLLQYIQDRYLKPDIIVDISDHIDKKIESIKAFKTQFYNPEVDGLQTYISSPEFFESVIGRAREFGKSIGATFGEGFTSRKLLGVDNLFDLR
- a CDS encoding glutathione peroxidase, which produces MQERIPNIYSFKVKKINGEEQPLSAYRNKVILIVNTASECGFTPQLKELQQLKDEINSPDFEILGFPTNDFGKQEPLNGADISSFCEVNHGVKFPVFDKIMVRGAHAHPLYQFLSEKKQNTKLSSKPRWNFHKYIVNRNGELEDYFLPFTKPLSSKIKKKIQQLLNQNAQ